In Mesorhizobium sp. 113-3-3, a genomic segment contains:
- a CDS encoding hydantoinase/oxoprolinase family protein, whose translation MDQITTNPIVIGIDAGGTMTDTILVDQDGHFKIGKSATTPKNEAEGFLASAEDAADAGGISLEQLFSGVNVVLYSGTGMLNTLLSRTGRRLGLITTKGLEDMILMGRGLQAWADYSYADRLHAVTHQHPDPLVPRRRTHGVTERIDQFGDIILPLYEHEVAAAARKLIADKVEGICIMTIFSHVNPVHEKRIAEICREEIAKAGTDILVYTSHEVRPVIREQSRLNSVLIEAYATSRGRKQLKGIEDVSRRYGFKYGVQTLLSFGGLTSINHPRLHETMISGPIGGILGAAYVGKLIGNDSLICSDMGGTSFDMGVITRGQTRIENEPLMDRFKLNVPTLHLDTIGAGAGMILKVDPLTKKVSLGPESAGSDPGPICFAKGGTEPTIADCDAILGRLNPHYFLGGKVVLQVEKARAAFEEKCSRLLGVGVEEAAEGMIDMQEADANNALRRVISGQGIHPSEFTLLSYGGSGPLHLAGCSRGIGFKDIITFQFAAAFSAFGCTTADFMRRHSVSTQHDIGARASDEELLAFGKKVTAVWDDLTKAAVDEMIVDGHARDKIKTVPFLMMRYTGQLEDVEVMAPLSAIQSPDDMRRVIDEFETVYAKVNHRVSRYGEAGFSITELGLIATADKVKPVLLKRPLGKSDPASAHKGVREAYIGGRWHKANLYEMDLLQPGHEVIGPAIIEHPATTLVVHPQDRVHVDEWTLLHYTHA comes from the coding sequence GTGGACCAGATCACTACCAACCCCATCGTCATCGGCATCGACGCCGGCGGCACCATGACCGACACGATCCTTGTCGACCAGGACGGCCACTTCAAGATCGGCAAGTCGGCGACCACGCCGAAGAACGAGGCCGAAGGTTTCCTCGCCTCGGCGGAGGACGCGGCCGATGCCGGGGGCATTTCGCTGGAGCAGCTGTTCTCCGGCGTCAACGTCGTGCTCTATTCCGGCACCGGCATGCTCAACACGCTGTTGTCGCGCACCGGCCGCCGGCTCGGCCTGATCACCACCAAGGGCCTCGAAGACATGATCCTGATGGGCCGCGGCCTGCAGGCCTGGGCGGACTATTCCTATGCCGACCGGCTGCACGCGGTGACGCATCAGCATCCCGATCCGCTGGTGCCGCGGCGCCGCACCCATGGCGTCACCGAGCGCATCGACCAGTTCGGCGACATCATCCTGCCGCTCTACGAGCATGAGGTCGCGGCCGCCGCCAGGAAGCTGATTGCCGACAAGGTCGAGGGCATCTGCATCATGACCATCTTCTCGCACGTCAATCCCGTGCACGAGAAGCGCATCGCCGAGATCTGCCGCGAGGAGATCGCCAAGGCCGGCACCGACATCCTCGTCTACACCAGCCATGAGGTGCGTCCGGTCATTCGCGAGCAGTCGCGGCTGAACTCGGTGCTGATCGAGGCCTATGCCACCTCGCGCGGCCGCAAGCAGCTCAAGGGCATCGAGGACGTCTCCAGGAGATACGGCTTCAAATATGGCGTGCAGACGCTGCTCTCCTTCGGCGGCCTGACCTCGATCAACCATCCGCGCCTGCACGAAACCATGATCTCCGGTCCGATCGGCGGCATTCTGGGCGCGGCCTATGTCGGCAAGCTGATCGGCAACGACTCGCTGATCTGCTCGGATATGGGCGGCACCTCCTTCGATATGGGCGTCATCACCCGTGGCCAGACCCGGATCGAGAACGAGCCGTTGATGGACCGCTTCAAGCTCAACGTGCCGACGCTGCATCTCGACACGATCGGCGCCGGCGCCGGCATGATTCTCAAGGTCGACCCGCTGACCAAGAAAGTCTCGCTCGGACCGGAAAGCGCCGGTTCCGATCCCGGCCCGATCTGCTTCGCCAAGGGCGGCACCGAGCCGACCATCGCCGATTGCGACGCCATCCTCGGCCGCCTCAACCCGCACTATTTCCTCGGCGGCAAGGTCGTGCTGCAGGTCGAGAAGGCGAGAGCCGCCTTCGAGGAAAAATGCTCGCGCCTGCTCGGCGTCGGTGTCGAGGAAGCCGCCGAAGGCATGATCGACATGCAGGAGGCCGACGCCAACAACGCGTTGCGCCGCGTCATCTCCGGCCAGGGCATCCACCCTTCCGAGTTCACGCTGCTCTCTTACGGCGGCTCTGGTCCGCTGCATCTCGCCGGCTGCTCCAGGGGCATCGGCTTCAAGGACATTATCACCTTCCAGTTCGCCGCCGCCTTCTCGGCCTTCGGCTGCACAACAGCCGATTTCATGCGCCGGCATTCGGTGTCGACGCAGCACGACATCGGTGCGCGGGCGAGCGATGAGGAGCTGCTCGCTTTCGGCAAGAAGGTCACCGCTGTCTGGGACGATCTCACCAAGGCAGCGGTCGACGAGATGATCGTGGACGGCCACGCACGCGACAAGATCAAGACCGTGCCGTTCCTGATGATGCGCTACACCGGCCAGCTCGAGGACGTCGAGGTGATGGCGCCGCTATCGGCTATTCAATCACCCGACGACATGCGCAGGGTCATCGACGAGTTCGAGACGGTCTACGCCAAGGTCAACCACCGCGTTTCGCGCTACGGCGAAGCCGGCTTCTCGATCACCGAGCTCGGCCTCATCGCCACCGCCGACAAGGTCAAGCCGGTGCTCTTGAAGCGCCCGCTCGGCAAGTCGGATCCGGCGTCCGCCCACAAAGGCGTGCGCGAGGCCTATATTGGCGGCCGCTGGCACAAGGCCAATCTCTACGAGATGGATCTGTTGCAGCCCGGTCACGAGGTCATCGGCCCGGCCATCATCGAACATCCCGCCACCACGCTCGTCGTTCATCCGCAGGACCGTGTCCATGTCGATGAATGGACGCTGCTCCACTACACCCACGCTTGA
- a CDS encoding glucoamylase family protein: MPEADPAALSDDELLDRYQRAAFGYFLETVNPDNGLVADTSRPNSPASIAVVGFALSCYPIGVERGWMTRAAAAELTLAALRFFSASPQGGGDDVTGHKGFYYHFLDMRTGLRVWRCELSMVDTALLLAGMLVASAYFAGADEKEAEIRRLAEALYRRVDWRWAQGSSPTLRQGWKPKSGFLHYGWEGYNEATILYVLSMASPETPTSDDSYEAWTATYQWENIYGHDVLYGGPLFMHQFSHAWIDFAGIRDAFMREKNSDYFENSRRSTYLHRDYARHNPYGFDGYGENLWGLSAGDGPGGFRASVERRRHRFSGYAARGAPFGPDDGTIAPWSYPASLPFAPDICLAALRHLGDRYPEVIDNFRLPSGFNPTLANRRKFGRNGWVSEGHYGLDQGIVVMMIENHRSRLIWELMRSNPHIRRGLGKAGFTGGWLAQPAGSASGAHDGA; the protein is encoded by the coding sequence TTGCCTGAGGCAGATCCTGCAGCACTGTCCGATGACGAGCTTCTGGACCGCTATCAGCGCGCCGCCTTCGGCTATTTCCTGGAGACTGTGAACCCCGACAACGGTCTGGTCGCCGACACGTCGCGGCCGAATTCGCCGGCCAGCATCGCCGTCGTCGGTTTCGCCCTCTCCTGCTATCCGATCGGCGTCGAGCGCGGCTGGATGACACGCGCGGCGGCGGCAGAGCTGACGCTGGCGGCGCTGCGTTTCTTCTCGGCCAGCCCGCAAGGCGGTGGCGACGACGTCACCGGCCACAAGGGCTTCTACTACCATTTCCTCGATATGCGCACGGGCTTGCGCGTCTGGCGCTGCGAACTGTCGATGGTCGATACCGCCTTGCTGTTGGCCGGCATGCTGGTGGCCAGCGCCTATTTCGCAGGCGCGGACGAGAAGGAAGCCGAAATCCGGCGACTGGCCGAAGCGCTCTACCGGCGCGTCGACTGGCGCTGGGCGCAAGGCAGCAGCCCGACCTTGCGGCAAGGCTGGAAGCCGAAGAGCGGTTTTCTCCACTATGGCTGGGAAGGCTATAACGAGGCGACCATCCTCTACGTGCTGTCGATGGCCTCGCCCGAAACCCCGACTTCGGACGACAGCTATGAAGCCTGGACCGCAACCTACCAGTGGGAAAACATCTACGGCCATGACGTGCTCTATGGCGGACCGCTGTTCATGCACCAGTTCTCACATGCCTGGATCGATTTCGCCGGTATCCGCGACGCTTTCATGCGCGAGAAGAATTCGGACTATTTCGAAAACAGCCGCCGCTCGACCTATCTCCACCGCGATTATGCCCGTCACAACCCCTATGGCTTCGACGGCTATGGCGAGAACCTTTGGGGTCTTTCGGCGGGAGACGGACCCGGCGGCTTCCGCGCCAGCGTGGAGCGGCGGAGGCACCGGTTTTCGGGCTATGCCGCGCGCGGCGCGCCGTTCGGGCCGGATGACGGGACGATCGCGCCATGGTCCTATCCAGCGTCGCTGCCCTTCGCACCCGACATCTGCCTGGCCGCCTTGCGCCATCTCGGTGATCGCTACCCCGAGGTGATCGACAATTTCCGCCTGCCGAGCGGCTTCAATCCGACCTTGGCCAACCGGCGAAAATTCGGCCGCAACGGCTGGGTGTCGGAAGGCCATTACGGGCTGGACCAGGGCATCGTGGTGATGATGATCGAGAACCACCGCTCGCGCCTGATCTGGGAGCTGATGCGCTCCAATCCCCACATCCGCCGCGGCCTGGGCAAGGCGGGCTTCACCGGCGGCTGGCTCGCACAGCCAGCAGGCTCCGCGTCAGGAGCCCACGATGGCGCGTGA
- a CDS encoding DUF1349 domain-containing protein, whose amino-acid sequence MTSQDLTWLNPPPHHAISGESVRVRTGKETDFWRETFYGFWRDNGHFLHRPVEGDFTAEVTVRGDYKVLYDQAGLMVRLSETHWIKAGIEYTDGLAYFSVVVTNDTSDWSLVAIPAGPNGVTIRLTRHGEAIRVQYLDASDGHWKPVRLAYFPISKTVDVGMMCCSPQREGFEVTFTGFSVGPPISRELHD is encoded by the coding sequence ATGACATCGCAGGACCTGACCTGGCTGAACCCGCCGCCGCATCACGCCATATCAGGCGAGTCGGTGCGCGTGCGCACCGGCAAGGAGACCGATTTCTGGCGCGAGACCTTCTACGGCTTCTGGCGTGACAACGGCCACTTCCTGCATCGGCCGGTCGAGGGCGATTTCACCGCCGAAGTCACCGTCAGAGGCGACTACAAGGTGCTCTATGACCAGGCCGGGCTGATGGTCCGGCTCAGCGAAACGCACTGGATCAAGGCCGGCATCGAATACACCGACGGCCTTGCCTATTTCTCCGTTGTCGTCACCAACGACACATCGGACTGGTCGCTGGTGGCCATTCCCGCCGGTCCGAACGGCGTCACCATCCGCCTGACCCGCCATGGCGAGGCGATCCGCGTCCAGTATCTCGACGCTTCGGACGGTCACTGGAAGCCGGTGCGGCTCGCCTATTTCCCGATCTCGAAGACGGTCGATGTCGGCATGATGTGCTGTTCGCCGCAGCGCGAAGGTTTCGAGGTCACATTCACCGGATTTTCGGTCGGCCCGCCGATTTCACGGGAACTCCACGACTGA
- a CDS encoding helix-turn-helix transcriptional regulator, with translation MRMGNIWAPLAKAIAATGTDRHVDCLIDLIGADIEHDLVTVTRYSTTQTPEFVKHRRFSDEMVKRYLDNYYVFDPFYASWRRERRLGIMPLKRLADDEAKRGQYIAGFLTQSEICDEVGIMLADGGDWCLGIFLDRSTASFKDSEIALLDERLPVFEALHALDIKARGSDFARTSAPTSPGASPQQKPTIPMSLWPELSLRERELVQLILAGHPTANIAERLGITVGTVKNHRRRIYEKLDITTERELFLQFFQHRGDR, from the coding sequence ATGCGCATGGGTAATATCTGGGCGCCGCTCGCCAAGGCGATCGCAGCCACCGGCACCGATCGGCACGTCGACTGCCTGATCGACCTGATCGGCGCCGACATCGAGCATGACCTCGTCACGGTGACGCGTTATTCGACGACCCAGACACCGGAATTCGTCAAGCACCGGCGTTTCTCGGACGAGATGGTCAAGCGTTATCTCGACAATTACTACGTCTTCGACCCGTTCTACGCCTCGTGGCGTCGCGAGCGCCGACTGGGCATCATGCCGCTGAAGCGGCTTGCCGATGACGAGGCCAAGCGAGGCCAGTACATAGCCGGCTTCCTGACGCAATCAGAAATCTGCGACGAGGTCGGCATCATGCTGGCCGATGGCGGCGACTGGTGCCTGGGCATCTTCCTCGACCGTTCGACCGCTTCGTTCAAGGACAGCGAGATCGCCCTTCTGGACGAGCGGCTGCCGGTGTTCGAAGCGCTGCACGCGCTCGACATCAAGGCGCGCGGCAGTGACTTTGCGCGCACCTCGGCCCCGACCTCTCCCGGCGCTTCGCCGCAGCAGAAGCCGACCATCCCGATGAGCCTTTGGCCGGAACTGTCGCTGCGCGAGCGCGAGCTGGTGCAGCTGATCCTCGCCGGCCATCCGACCGCCAACATCGCCGAGCGGCTCGGCATCACCGTCGGCACCGTCAAGAACCATCGCCGGCGCATCTATGAAAAGCTCGACATCACCACCGAGCGGGAGCTGTTTTTGCAGTTTTTTCAGCATCGGGGAGATCGGTAG
- a CDS encoding glycosyltransferase — translation MIPAILHQTWKGDTIPARFQAYADSWKRHNPHWTVMFWSDRMLLEFVAEHYPDFLPMFCGYTKGVQRSDAARYMLLHHFGGVYADIDCECVAAFDPIMDENRIVLCKEPASHAAVQADFRGLPYLLFNGTIASPPGHPFWMHLLSMMPGLAGAKDVLDATGPCLLTSAHRSYGDQEAFAIHPSGLFTPVTAAGSTEHEGGDEAAALSIHHWAGTWWIPEPPPKWTTRLRNRAYRLRYHLTRGAHMDEAAAKAGVDRAVLAAAPPSGQNIAVLVPLRDAADLIQPFLDALDGLDYPKDRIKLVFCEGDSLDGSWERLKAATAGLAGKYRDIVLLQRQVGTRLDRAKRAKPKTQRVRRGAIAKVRNHLIDHGLKEDDDWALWIDIDVWRFPGDVLTRLIATRHRIAVPNCVKTAGGDSFDLNSFVIRRQTRDYRYYREIRGGLHQPPRQTPYRYHLSDVRHLDIIGLDAVGGTMLLVDAALHRGGLRFPELPYRDLIETEAFGVLANDLGIRPVGLPKLEILHVPW, via the coding sequence ATGATTCCGGCGATCCTGCACCAGACCTGGAAGGGCGACACCATTCCCGCGCGCTTCCAGGCATATGCCGACAGCTGGAAGCGGCACAATCCGCACTGGACGGTGATGTTCTGGAGCGACCGGATGCTGCTCGAATTCGTGGCCGAGCACTACCCTGATTTCCTGCCGATGTTCTGCGGCTACACCAAGGGCGTGCAGCGCTCGGATGCGGCCCGTTACATGCTGCTGCATCATTTTGGCGGCGTCTACGCCGACATCGATTGCGAATGCGTCGCCGCCTTCGATCCGATCATGGACGAAAACCGGATCGTGCTGTGCAAGGAGCCGGCGTCGCATGCGGCCGTCCAGGCGGATTTCCGGGGCCTGCCCTATCTTCTGTTCAACGGAACAATCGCCAGCCCGCCCGGGCATCCCTTCTGGATGCATCTGTTGTCGATGATGCCCGGGCTCGCCGGCGCCAAGGACGTGCTCGACGCGACCGGTCCCTGCCTTTTGACCTCCGCCCATCGGAGCTACGGCGATCAGGAAGCCTTTGCCATTCATCCTTCCGGCCTGTTTACGCCGGTGACCGCGGCCGGGAGCACGGAGCATGAGGGCGGCGACGAGGCGGCAGCACTTTCGATCCATCACTGGGCCGGTACATGGTGGATCCCGGAGCCGCCACCGAAATGGACGACCAGGCTGCGCAACCGGGCCTATCGGCTTCGCTATCACCTGACGCGCGGGGCGCATATGGATGAGGCCGCGGCGAAAGCCGGCGTCGACAGGGCGGTTCTGGCGGCGGCGCCGCCTTCGGGCCAGAACATCGCCGTCCTGGTGCCGCTTCGCGACGCCGCCGACCTCATCCAACCCTTTCTCGATGCGCTGGACGGGCTCGACTACCCCAAGGACAGGATCAAGCTGGTCTTCTGCGAAGGCGACAGCCTGGATGGCAGCTGGGAACGGCTGAAGGCCGCGACCGCGGGACTAGCCGGCAAATATCGCGACATTGTGCTTCTGCAAAGACAGGTCGGCACCAGGCTCGACAGGGCAAAACGGGCCAAGCCGAAGACGCAACGCGTGAGGCGCGGCGCGATTGCCAAGGTGCGAAATCACCTGATCGATCATGGGCTGAAGGAAGACGACGACTGGGCGCTGTGGATCGATATCGACGTCTGGCGCTTTCCCGGCGATGTGCTGACCCGGCTGATCGCCACGCGGCATCGCATCGCGGTGCCCAACTGCGTCAAGACCGCCGGCGGCGACAGCTTCGACCTCAACAGCTTCGTCATCCGGCGGCAGACCAGGGATTATCGCTATTACCGCGAGATACGCGGCGGCCTGCACCAGCCTCCCAGGCAGACACCTTACCGATATCACTTGAGCGATGTCAGGCATCTCGACATCATCGGCCTCGATGCGGTCGGCGGAACCATGCTTCTGGTCGATGCCGCTCTGCATCGCGGCGGCCTTCGCTTCCCCGAACTTCCCTACCGCGACCTGATCGAGACCGAAGCCTTCGGGGTGCTCGCCAACGATCTCGGCATCCGGCCGGTCGGCCTGCCGAAGCTGGAGATCCTACACGTCCCCTGGTGA
- a CDS encoding mercuric reductase, with protein sequence MAREQTKAATFPVDRNDVELIRGAHPPHWKNPTPDGLYNLVVIGAGPAGLTAARDAASLGAKVALIERGLIGGACINVGGIPSKSIIRTARLYADMRDAENFGGDTPARLPVDFERAMMRMRQIRQRLSRADSAAAIASEGIDLYFGEARFGGPDTVEVAGKTLRFKKALVATGAHPSGPAIPGLAEAGYLDNESMFNLTQCPERLLVIGGGPLGCETAQAFCLLGSKVILAQNDPMFLPGEERDAAQILSDALAREGIEVRLNTEVVAVRKEGGRKFADLLRDGDTTTISVDEIITGVGRSPNVEGLGLEEAGVVYDANGIKVDDHLRTTNPHIYAAGDVCLEYKFTHTAEATARIVVRNALFRGRERLSDLVVPWCTYTDPEIAHVGLYPIEARRDGIPVKTYTVLMHDVARAVMDGEEEGFVKIHVREGSDRILGATVVAAHAGEMINAVTLAIRSGMGLHALADVIHPFPTQAQGIKMAGDAYRRTRLTSLRRRLATRWLAWSRR encoded by the coding sequence ATGGCGCGTGAACAGACAAAGGCGGCCACATTCCCTGTCGACCGCAACGATGTCGAACTGATCCGAGGCGCGCATCCGCCGCACTGGAAAAACCCTACCCCCGACGGCCTCTACAATCTCGTCGTCATCGGCGCCGGACCGGCCGGGCTGACCGCGGCGCGTGACGCCGCGAGCCTTGGCGCAAAGGTCGCGCTGATTGAGCGCGGGCTGATCGGCGGCGCCTGCATCAATGTCGGCGGCATCCCGTCGAAGTCGATCATCCGCACGGCCAGGCTCTATGCCGACATGCGCGATGCCGAGAATTTCGGCGGCGACACGCCGGCGCGTCTTCCCGTCGACTTCGAGCGGGCCATGATGCGGATGCGGCAGATCCGGCAGCGGCTCAGCCGCGCCGATTCGGCCGCGGCCATCGCTTCGGAAGGCATCGACCTCTATTTCGGTGAAGCCCGCTTTGGCGGACCGGACACGGTTGAAGTCGCCGGCAAGACGCTGCGCTTCAAGAAGGCCCTGGTCGCGACCGGCGCGCATCCGAGCGGGCCGGCGATTCCCGGACTTGCCGAGGCCGGCTATCTCGACAATGAGAGCATGTTCAACCTCACGCAATGTCCTGAGCGGCTGCTGGTCATCGGCGGCGGTCCGCTTGGCTGCGAGACGGCGCAGGCCTTCTGCCTGCTCGGGTCGAAGGTCATCCTGGCACAGAACGATCCGATGTTCCTGCCCGGCGAGGAACGCGACGCCGCGCAGATCCTTTCGGACGCGCTGGCACGCGAAGGGATCGAGGTGCGCCTGAACACCGAGGTGGTGGCGGTGCGCAAGGAAGGCGGCAGGAAGTTCGCCGACCTTTTGCGGGACGGCGACACGACGACGATCTCCGTCGACGAGATCATTACCGGCGTCGGCCGTTCGCCCAATGTCGAGGGTCTCGGCCTGGAAGAGGCCGGTGTGGTGTATGACGCCAACGGCATCAAGGTGGACGATCACCTGAGGACGACCAATCCGCACATCTACGCGGCGGGCGATGTGTGCCTGGAATACAAGTTCACCCATACCGCCGAGGCAACGGCGCGCATCGTCGTGCGCAATGCCCTGTTTCGCGGCCGCGAAAGGCTCAGCGACCTTGTCGTTCCCTGGTGCACCTATACCGATCCGGAGATTGCCCATGTCGGGCTCTATCCGATCGAGGCGCGGCGGGACGGCATCCCGGTCAAGACCTATACGGTGCTGATGCATGACGTCGCGCGCGCCGTGATGGACGGCGAGGAAGAAGGGTTCGTCAAGATCCATGTTCGTGAAGGATCCGACCGCATCCTGGGGGCGACGGTCGTCGCCGCCCATGCCGGCGAGATGATCAATGCGGTGACGCTTGCGATCCGGTCGGGCATGGGATTGCACGCCCTGGCCGACGTCATCCATCCCTTCCCGACACAGGCACAAGGCATCAAGATGGCGGGCGACGCCTACAGGCGAACCCGGCTCACCTCCTTGCGCAGGCGTCTGGCTACGCGCTGGCTTGCCTGGTCGAGGCGGTGA
- a CDS encoding glycosyltransferase family 4 protein has translation MNSAGAQPAAGEPERAAQRRTLVVSHDPGFPPASGSDLRNYRNAEAAARFGPVCLVSVKPNKVRNVPDPLIRVEALSIEGEPRTASIGWWRSRAESRIPRSALTRLEMLAREFRPDTIIVEGVGLFKLLRPLRPLAQQLILDMHNVESDLAGQIRRLSARRSAAAFAVRFLERKALSLVDRVWVCSKLDRQKLMTLFRPEIPIDIVPNGIPQTGDGLGRLPAEPSTDNGFPVIVFIGHLAYPPNVDAAQRLASFILPRIRNALPGARLVLAGRTPTPEVQALAGLPGVELIEDPADVAPLLSSAHLTIVPLTAGGGTRIKILEAMAAGVPVVATPIAAEGLDLVENDEVLLSQSDETLAEMAIGLCLDPERRARQRLRAHQAVWARFSPQAIRDAVRDGLGPNGAAG, from the coding sequence TTGAACAGCGCAGGCGCGCAACCGGCTGCCGGCGAGCCTGAGCGGGCGGCCCAGAGGCGTACGCTGGTCGTGTCGCACGACCCGGGCTTTCCGCCGGCTTCAGGTTCGGACCTGAGAAACTACCGCAACGCCGAAGCGGCCGCCAGATTCGGACCGGTCTGCCTGGTTTCGGTCAAGCCGAACAAAGTAAGGAATGTGCCCGATCCATTGATCCGGGTCGAAGCCCTGTCGATCGAAGGGGAGCCGCGCACGGCCTCCATCGGCTGGTGGCGCTCAAGGGCGGAGAGTCGCATACCGCGTTCCGCCCTGACACGGCTTGAGATGCTCGCCCGTGAGTTCCGCCCGGACACCATCATTGTCGAGGGCGTCGGCCTGTTCAAGCTGCTGCGGCCCCTGCGGCCGCTGGCGCAGCAGCTCATTCTCGACATGCACAATGTCGAGTCCGACCTGGCCGGACAGATCAGACGCCTCAGCGCCAGGCGAAGCGCGGCGGCATTCGCCGTCCGGTTCCTCGAGAGAAAGGCACTGTCCCTCGTCGACAGGGTATGGGTCTGTTCGAAGCTGGATCGCCAGAAGCTGATGACGCTTTTCCGGCCCGAGATCCCGATCGACATTGTTCCCAACGGAATCCCGCAAACCGGGGATGGTCTGGGACGCCTGCCGGCCGAGCCGTCGACGGACAACGGCTTTCCGGTGATCGTGTTCATCGGCCATCTCGCCTATCCGCCAAACGTCGATGCCGCCCAGCGGCTGGCCAGTTTCATACTGCCCCGTATCCGAAACGCCCTGCCGGGTGCCAGACTCGTCCTGGCTGGACGCACGCCGACTCCGGAGGTGCAGGCATTGGCCGGATTGCCAGGTGTGGAGCTCATCGAAGATCCCGCGGACGTCGCGCCGCTCTTGTCCAGCGCGCATCTCACCATTGTCCCGCTGACGGCGGGCGGCGGCACACGAATCAAGATCCTTGAAGCCATGGCCGCGGGCGTGCCGGTGGTGGCCACGCCGATCGCGGCCGAAGGTCTGGACCTGGTCGAAAACGACGAGGTGCTGCTGTCTCAATCCGACGAAACGCTTGCCGAGATGGCCATCGGACTTTGTCTCGATCCCGAACGCAGGGCGCGGCAACGCCTTCGCGCGCATCAGGCGGTATGGGCAAGGTTCAGCCCGCAAGCGATCCGCGATGCCGTGCGTGACGGGCTTGGACCAAACGGCGCTGCCGGATGA
- a CDS encoding SDR family NAD(P)-dependent oxidoreductase, with protein sequence MPMNFAGRFAGRSAVITGGASGIGLAVAQRIVEEGGSVSVWDRDQAQIEQAKTIIPGLHGVAVDVADAAGVQGAAARTIEALGSVDILVTSAAITGPNMTTWAYSVEDWQKVIDININGVFYCNKALVPHMLERNYGRIVNIASIAGKEGNPNASAYSTSKAAVIGLTKSLGKELAKTKVTVNCVTPAAVRTAIFKQMKQEHIDFMLSKIPMARFGEVEEVAALICWIASEECSFTTAAVFDVSGGRATY encoded by the coding sequence ATGCCGATGAACTTCGCGGGACGCTTCGCTGGCCGATCGGCCGTCATCACCGGCGGAGCCTCGGGCATCGGGCTGGCGGTTGCGCAAAGGATCGTCGAGGAGGGCGGGAGTGTCAGCGTCTGGGACCGTGATCAGGCCCAGATCGAACAGGCCAAAACCATCATCCCTGGCCTGCACGGCGTTGCCGTTGACGTTGCCGATGCCGCCGGCGTTCAAGGCGCCGCCGCACGGACGATCGAGGCGCTTGGCAGCGTCGACATCCTGGTCACCAGCGCGGCGATCACCGGGCCCAACATGACGACTTGGGCCTATTCGGTCGAGGACTGGCAGAAGGTCATCGACATCAACATCAACGGCGTCTTCTACTGCAACAAGGCGCTGGTGCCGCACATGCTGGAACGCAATTATGGCCGCATCGTCAACATCGCCTCGATCGCCGGCAAGGAAGGCAATCCCAATGCTTCCGCCTACAGCACGTCCAAGGCGGCGGTGATCGGCCTGACCAAGTCGCTCGGCAAGGAACTGGCCAAGACCAAGGTGACGGTGAATTGCGTGACGCCTGCGGCCGTGCGCACCGCGATCTTCAAGCAGATGAAACAGGAGCACATCGACTTCATGCTATCCAAGATTCCGATGGCGCGCTTTGGCGAGGTCGAGGAAGTAGCGGCGCTGATCTGCTGGATCGCCTCGGAAGAATGCTCGTTCACGACCGCCGCCGTCTTCGATGTTTCCGGCGGCCGCGCCACTTATTGA